Part of the Panicum virgatum strain AP13 chromosome 4N, P.virgatum_v5, whole genome shotgun sequence genome is shown below.
GTGCCCCCCGCGCGCAGCCCCTGAGCCCGCCATCCCTCGCCGCCTACGAGGCCACGGCTGCCCCTGGGCACTGCCAAATTCGCCAGCGTGGCCACGGTCGCCCTTAGGCGCCGCTAGATCTGCCGCCTCTGGTGAGCTGCTCATCAATTCCTTGCGGATATGGCTTTCCCCTCGTCCTACTCGACCGATTTGAGCCCCCATCCCTCCATTTCGCCGCCTTGCAGGACCTCCCTGACGATGAGTTCCGCTGCCGCCGTCAACTGTCCGTGGAACGTCCTCGTCGCCGAGCATCCCCACCTTGCGACCCCCCTTGGTGAGCCTCGCCGCATCCCTATGCAGCCCCTGCgtgcagtggcggatccagaatTGATTAGGGGGgctgatttcttcttcctctctctccctttcttcttcctctcttttttcctcctCTTTTCTTCTCAAAAATGGAGGGAGGCTCCATGATTTTTTGTTTGGGTCTAGGGGGGCTCGAGCCCCACTAGATCCAATAATGCCTCCGCCCCTGCCTATGCGCGCGCCTGCCATTCTGCCGCCCCTTGCCATTAGCGAGGCCACGgccgcccctgcgcgccgcgcCGTGTAGCGCGCGGGCTGGCCACATCCTGTAGGGGGCTAACACGAGATGTTGCAATGAGTCTTTTTGGATGTTGCAAAAGATGATTTATACTATTGCAATGGGTGATCAGTTTTATTCGATGTTTTGAATTTATGATTTCTGATGTTGCAACATATAATTTTGGATGTTCCAAATGGTAAGCGTCAATGTTGCAAACATTGTTTCTCTATGTTGCCATTTTTTAATAGACTGAAGTTGCAGCAAGAATTTTGCTCTTTTAATCCAGATGTTGTCATGCATTGCAGTACATGTTTTTGGATGTtgcaaaattaattttttatgttGCAAGCATGTATTCTTGATGTTGTAACAGAGCtccaataaaaaaaaattatcggACATTCGGGCACTAGCAATGCTGTTTTTTCATTGTTTTAAACTTTGTGCCTTCCTCAATGTTGCATTGGGCCGATTTCAGCCGAAAAAACTACACATAATATGTGCCTTTTCCCTTTGTTGAAACCAATCTGTTAAGTGAACCGAGCTGACGGGGCCATCACTACAGCATCGTTGCTTTTATATTCTTCTTCATTTTGCTACCCGGTTCCTCCACTgtgttctttctttttttagcaGCCATTTTGTTGATCTCACGCGATTTTTGTTACAGGAGCTAAGACCATGGGGAGCATCACACCCATGGATACCACCACAATGTCCATGCTCTTGGCGATGGCCGGACCCCAGGGCTGGGCTGAGCTCCCAACTGGAATTCTGCACTCCATCATTCACCTGCTGAGCAGCACCCGCGACGTTCTCGCCTTCATCGCCACCTGCCCCACCTGGCGTGCTGCCTTCATGGAAGCCAAACCCACCTTCTGCGAGCAGCAAGCTCCTCCCACCTCTCATGATCCGAAGCTGCGCCCAGTTAAGCAACGATGCCCACCGCTCTGGTGTTCATTTGCTATTGTTATATGTTGGATCGGCTCTGAAGTTGGTGCTTGGATGAAGACCTGTAGTTTTTGTTATGATTCGAGTTGTCGGATTAATGGtcgaatatttttaatttttatgagaatttttataattttttctcTAAATTTTTAGAATGTCCACCTAAAATTTTAGGTAGCTTCATATCGAAACTTCTACAATTATAATTAGTAATAgcagtaatagtaagatttgcTATTGCAGTTTACTGGATCGGCTCTGAAGTTGGTGCTCGGGTAAAGACTTGTCTCTGTTATTGCTCGCTCTCTAGCATGTTTATAGATACAATGCAAAATGCTGCTGTTTTGGACTCTTGATCTGTATgtaaacctttttttttctccgttGAGGTTTGGGGCTTCgtttctgttttctttttttctcttcaaAATAGGATTCTAAACCCCATCCGTACTTGCATACGGGATGGAATCCTATtttgaagagaaaaaaaaagagtccgcttgcttctttttttttttaatataagcGATGCTTCACTTCCTTCTTCCGGGTCTCAAAGTCTAAACAGAGAACAGTGTCTTCACTAGAATGTGATGCAGGTGACTGAGACCACTAGAATGTGATGCAGGTTATTGGATCAGGTCTAAGGGGAACTTGAGATGCAAATTCTTGGAGCTTCGAACTAGCAGTAACTTTTGGAACCTTGTAGAAAGAGGAGAAGGGATTTATTCCATCAGGGAGGAAGCTTACTTGCTACAGCTatcttttgaacgatacttgcTACAGCTATCGTCCTCCATTGCTAGTTGCAGCTACAGGCCTACGGGTCCGCCGGGGTGAGAGACTCCTTAACAAGtctacgcggcggcggcgaggcgcgggcgTTCACTTGGCGTCGGCGCTGCCCATGTCGACGGCGGGCCTCTCGACGTCCTCCATGTCCTCGCGCACAAACACCGCCTGGTCCAGCACCGACGGCCCAGGCTGCTCGTGCGGGCCGTCGGCGCCGCTgacgctgccgctgccggcggcctcctccgcggGGACGAAGACGCCCGTCTCCTGGTCGGGCACCCAGGCGTCGTCGGCCTCGGCGCCCACGTCTCCCAGCGCGTCGACCGCGTCGTCCGGGAGCAGCGTCGCGGATCGGTCCCCCTGGACCACCTCCACGTTCTTGCGGTTCATCGACGCCTCCACCTGCGCCGCggtgaccgccgccgcctcgccgtgaCGGTCGGCGCTCTGGTCCTCCTCCCGGCGAAGCTGGGTGCTGCTGTGCGACAAACCCCGAGCTCCTCCGCGCCTGCAAAGATCATCAGGGTCAGTCACACGTGCAAGGTTCGAGAACTTCCAGATCGAAAATGCATCCATGAACCCTGAACGGGCTCAGACGGTGCGCGATGTTACCTGCACGAGGAGAACGCGGCGGCGAGCCCACtccggcgggcggtggcgatCGCTCTCGTGGCCATGGACATGGAGCAGCGGACAGGTAGCTAGCTAGCGGGAGCAAAGACTGGTCAGCGAAGAAGCGGATCTACCGTGGGCCGGAGAGCAGAGCAAGAACTTATCGCCTATCGGTACGGTACGGTCGTCCTCTCGCCTTGCTGCTGGTCTGGACCTGGATGAGGATCCCTCCCTTGTTAGTTTACTGCTCCCGGATCGGGGACGCGACGATGTGTGCAGAGTGCAGAGGAGGCGGTCTCTGGTCAGTAATGGCGTGGCGACACGATGCCATAGGGGTTGGGCGCGGCAGTTTTATAGGACCcgggcgctgctcgccggtcgGTGGACgaaaacgagagagagagagagacacgaGGCCGGCGGCTACGGCCAGAGTGTAGAGGCGACGTCGCTGGCTGCGtgccaccggccaccgccctTTTTGCTCACGCGTCAGCAGGCCTCTGATTCTGAAGAAAACAACCTGTAGGAGTTCAGTCAAAACGCGAGATCTTCCGAGACGGGGGGTGATCT
Proteins encoded:
- the LOC120668917 gene encoding uncharacterized protein LOC120668917, which codes for MSMATRAIATARRSGLAAAFSSCRRGGARGLSHSSTQLRREEDQSADRHGEAAAVTAAQVEASMNRKNVEVVQGDRSATLLPDDAVDALGDVGAEADDAWVPDQETGVFVPAEEAAGSGSVSGADGPHEQPGPSVLDQAVFVREDMEDVERPAVDMGSADAK